A genomic region of Alnus glutinosa chromosome 11, dhAlnGlut1.1, whole genome shotgun sequence contains the following coding sequences:
- the LOC133881211 gene encoding uncharacterized protein LOC133881211: MRRYQLKRDGINKLNGKLCPRIVEKLEAIGEATSDCLSRFAGDGIFEVEQGRRQYAVDLRRRTYGCRQWKVTGIPCAHAHSAITFHGHKPEDYVDSCYSIEMYKKSYAPIIYPMRSEEQWVKTAHDVLDLPRSRKMPGRPRKARVRGPDE, encoded by the coding sequence ATGAGAAGGTACCAACTTAAAAGAGATGGCATCAACAAATTGAATGGCAAGTTGTGCCCTAGAATTGTTGAGAAGCTTGAGGCCATTGGTGAGGCTACATCGGACTGCCTATCCCGTTTTGCTGGTGATGGCATATTTGAAGTAGAGCAGGGAAGAAGGCAATATGCTGTGGATTTGAGGAGGAGGACATATGGTTGTAGACAGTGGAAGGTGACTGGGatcccatgtgcacatgcacATTCTGCCATAACATTTCATGGGCATAAACCGGAGGATTATGTAGATTCATGTTATAGCATTGAGATGTACAAGAAGTCTTATGCTCCCATCATATATCCAATGCGTAGTGAGGAACAGTGGGTAAAGACTGCGCATGATGTATTGGATCTGCCTAGATCAAGAAAGATGCCAGGCAGACCTCGAAAGGCCAGGGTAAGAGGTCCTGATGAGTAG